A window from Lactiplantibacillus pentosus encodes these proteins:
- a CDS encoding bifunctional DNA primase/polymerase, producing the protein MKANDRLMRALQLARDGVAVYPLASNSKVPLKGTRGYKDAATDVETIKGWFEHVPRANLGIRLDQAKLIVVDIDRHGDIDGTETLRKLNQRGKPLPSDTYIEQTPNDGLHYFFKLSVKLDMKRRTGLYPGIDVLTDFVVVAPSVINGSDYRAIEPTNEITTAPQWLIDDLLPNQRMNKAPQHASQIRKTWAGRMLDDLVAGTGEGSRNSYLTSLLGKLLRTGCNGMTAYELLQYANERLQPPLPDKEVNTIFKSIIKRT; encoded by the coding sequence ATGAAAGCAAACGACAGGCTAATGAGGGCGCTACAACTTGCCCGTGATGGTGTTGCGGTTTACCCCTTAGCAAGTAACAGCAAAGTGCCGTTAAAAGGCACACGGGGCTATAAGGACGCTGCCACGGATGTAGAAACGATTAAAGGCTGGTTTGAGCATGTCCCAAGGGCGAACCTTGGCATCCGTTTAGACCAAGCTAAGTTAATCGTGGTGGATATTGACCGACATGGTGATATTGATGGCACGGAAACATTGAGAAAACTCAATCAGCGAGGCAAGCCCCTGCCGAGTGACACTTATATTGAGCAGACCCCGAATGATGGCTTACATTACTTCTTTAAGTTGTCGGTTAAGCTAGATATGAAACGGCGAACAGGTCTATATCCGGGTATTGATGTACTGACTGACTTCGTAGTAGTAGCACCGAGCGTGATCAATGGTAGTGATTATAGGGCAATTGAACCAACTAACGAGATTACGACAGCGCCCCAGTGGTTAATTGATGATCTGTTACCCAATCAACGGATGAACAAGGCACCACAGCACGCCTCACAGATACGAAAGACGTGGGCGGGACGAATGCTTGATGACTTAGTGGCTGGTACTGGCGAGGGCAGTCGCAATAGCTACCTGACTTCGTTATTAGGCAAGTTACTACGGACTGGCTGTAATGGAATGACGGCCTACGAGCTACTACAATATGCTAACGAGCGATTACAACCGCCGTTACCGGATAAAGAGGTTAATACTATTTTCAAGTCCATCATCAAACGGACGTAG